Proteins from one Cicer arietinum cultivar CDC Frontier isolate Library 1 chromosome 3, Cicar.CDCFrontier_v2.0, whole genome shotgun sequence genomic window:
- the LOC101489051 gene encoding uncharacterized protein: protein MSKITTPHSPPSTTTHIQLHPTTPQKSSPYPLTPSIVKRMQNDESPSVTNKQIYCRCGHGFCDVKTSQSNNNPGREYFACPIKRGARCSAINFVKWCDDPIDESYLHPPLIKYPECECGAGVCRKMKETEQGSNKFKYYFACPIKPNHGSCGYCVWEDELLNNASIDPIRQSKHRSLHEFQEGDQNDTAGNDLANDMGEGSDFILTTKRMRITDNSVNPSPVAVSETPEGKCEGSSIEVANSKHVDCPKIKDDLELNNLASWAAIGFDDPTVVPKQTSTLNSQSECNDLAIKSPNQCTQLSTNAVTPNKSSPGSEIKLKAQIQEMAKFRQQQLLNDLKNLDPSQHEVKKETAEATFYLLNVLGFECKQFSGFVWEFINLVSSMAEIDNSMVNSLTLEEHNKLLEEEKMRLANICDDRMKTEALLKVSNKQRNSLCEEISCLEAMLFEKRNELKFCELETIKVETQLDDLKRRMSEVDVTIKDKARQAEEARKKFVVRGTEKIAVKTALEKAKHALEN, encoded by the exons atgtcaaaaatCACCACTCCTCATTCACCACCTTCAACCACCACCCATATTCAACTTCATCCAACCACCCCTCAAAAATCATCTCCTTACCCTTTAACTCCAAGCATTGTTAAACGAATGCAAAATGATGAATCCCCATCTGTCACCAACAAGCAAATTTACTGTCGTTGCGGTCATGGCTTTTGTGATGTCAAAACTTCTCAAAGTAATAATAATCCTGGGAGGGAGTATTTTGCATGTCCCATCAAAAGG GGTGCACGTTGTAGTGCTATTAACTTTGTTAAGTGGTGTGATGATCCCATTGATGAGAGTTATTTGCATCCTCCGTTGATTAAGTATCCTGAGTGTGAATGTGGAGCTGGAGTTTGTAGAAAAATGAAGGAAACTGAACAGGGCTCAAATAAGTTTAAGTACTATTTTGCTTGCCCCATTAAACCG AATCATGGATCTTGTGGTTACTGTGTGTGGGAAGATGAACTACTCAACAATGCAAGCATTGATCCTATCCGACAGAGCAAGCACAGATCTCTCCATGAATTTCAGGAGGGAGACCAGAATGATACAGCTGGCAACGACCTAGCTAATGACATGGGCGAGGGAAGTGATTTCATATTAACTACCAAAAGGATGAGAATAACTGACAATTCCGTGAATCCTTCTCCTGTGGCTGTATCTGAGACTCCTGAGGGAAAATGTGAAGGATCATCAATTGAGGTGGCCAATTCAAAACATGTTGATTGTCCGAAAATTAAGGATGATCTAGAATTGAACAACTTAGCCTCGTGGGCGGCTATTG GTTTTGATGATCCTACAGTCGTTCCTAAACAAACTAGTACTCTCAATAGTCAAAGTGAATGCAATGACCTTGCTATTAAGAGTCCTAATCAATGCACCCAACTGTCGACTAATGCAGTAACCCCCAACAAATCATCACCAGGAAGTGAAATCAAGCTAAAGGCACAAATACAAGAAATGGCGAAATTTAGGCAGCAGCAACTTCTCAACGATCTCAAAAATTTGGATCCTAGTCAGCACGAGGTTAAGAAAGAGACAGCAGAAGCCACTTTCTATTTGTTAAATGTTTTAGgatttgagtgtaaacagtTTTCTGGCTTTGTATGGGAATTCATCAACCTGGTATCATCGATGGCAGAAATCGACAACTCCATGGTAAATTCCCTAACTTTGGAGGAGCATAATAAATTATTGGAGGAGGAGAAAATGAGACTGGCTAACATCTGTGATGACCGTATGAAAACCGAGGCTTTGCTCAAGGTATCTAATAAGCAGAGAAATTCGCTTTGCGAAGAAATCTCTTGTCTCGAGGCCATGCTTTTTGAAAAACGAAATGAGTTGAAGTTTTGTGAGTTGGAGACAATAAAGGTAGAGACTCAACTCGACGATTTAAAAAGAAGAATGTCGGAGGTTGACGTAACCATCAAAGATAAAGCTAGACAAGCAGAAGAAGCAAGGAAAAAATTTGTGGTGAGAGGCACAGAGAAAATTGCAGTAAAGACAGCATTGGAGAAGGCTAAACATGCATTGGAAAATTAG